The genomic DNA NNNNNNNNNNNNNNNNNNNNNNNNNNNNNNNNNNNNNNNNNNNNNNNNNNNNNNNNNNNNNNNNNNNNNNNNNNNNNNNNNNNNNNNNNNNNNNNNNNNNNNNNNNNNNNNNNNNNNNNNNNNNNNNNNNNNNNNNNNNNNNNNNNNNNNNNNNNNNNNNNNNNNNNNNNNNNNNNNNNNNNNNNNNNNNNNNNNNNNNNNNNNNNNNNNNNNNNNNNNNNNNNNNNNNNNNNNNNNNNNNNNNNNNNNNNNNNNNNNNNNNNNNNNNNNNNNNNNNNNNNNNNNNNNNNNNNNNNNNNNNNNNNNNNNNNNNNNNNNNNNNNNNNNNNNNNNNNNNNNNNNNNNNNNNNNNNNNNNNNNNNNNNNNNNNNNNNNNNNNNNNNNNNNNNNNNNNNNNNNNNNNNNNNNNNNNNNNNNNNNNNNNNNNNNNNNNNNNNNNNNNNNNNNNNNNNNNNNNNNNNNNNNNNNNNNNNNNNNNNNNNNNNNNNNNNNNNNNNNNNNNNNNNNNNNNNNNNNNNNNNNNNNNNNNNNNNNNNNNNNNNNNNNNNNNNNNNNNNNNNNNNNNNNNNNNNNNNNNNNNNNNNNNNNNNNNNNNNNNNNNNNNNNNNNNNNNNNNNNNNNNNNNNNNNNNNNNNNNNNNNNNNNNNNNNNNNNNNNNNNNNNNNNNNNNNNNNNNNNNNNNNNNNNNNNNNNNNNNNNNNNNNNNNNNNNNNNNNNNNNNNNNNNNNNNNNNNNNNNNNNNNNNNNNNNNNNNNNNNNNNNNNNNNNNNNNNNNNNNNNNNNNNNNNNNNNNNNNNNNNNNNNNNNNNNNNNNNNNNNNNNNNNNNNNNNNNNNNNNNNNNNNNNNNNNNNNNNNNNNNNNNNNNNNNNNNNNNNNNNNNNNNNNNNNNNNNNNNNNNNNNNNNNNNNNNNNNNNNNNNNNNNNNNNNNNNNNNNNNNNNNNNNNNNNNNNNNNNNNNNNNNNNNNNNNNNNNNNNNNNNNNNNNNNNNNNNNNNNNNNNNNNNNNNNNNNNNNNNNNNNNNNNNNNNNNNNNNNNNNNNNNNNNNNNNNNNNNNNNNNNNNNNNNNNNNNNNNNNNNNNNNNNNNNNNNNNNNNNNNNNNNNNNNNNNNNNNNNNNNNNNNNNNNNNNNNNNNNNNNNNNNNNNNNNNNNNNNNNNNNNNNNNNNNNNNNNNNNNNNNNNNNNNNNNNNNNNNNNNNNNNNNNNNNNNNNNNNNNNNNNNNNNNNNNNNNNNNNNNNNNNNNNNNNNNNNNNNNNNNNNNNNNNNNNNNNNNNNNNNNNNNNNNNNNNNNNNNNNNNNNNNNNNNNNNNNNNNNNNNNNNNNNNNNNNNNNNNNNNNNNNNNNNNNNNNNNNNNNNNNNNNNNNNNNNNNNNNNNNNNNNNNNNNNNNNNNNNNNNNNNNNNNNNNNNNNNNNNNNNNNNNNNNNNNNNNNNNNNNNNNNNNNNNNNNNNNNNNNNNNNNNNNNNNNNNNNNNNNNNNNNNNNNNNNNNNNNNNNNNNNNNNNNNNNNNNNNNNNNNNNNNNNNNNNNNNNNNNNNNNNNNNNNNNNNNNNNNNNNNNNNNNNNNNNNNNNNNNNNNNNNNNNNNNNNNNNNNNNNNNNNNNNNNNNNNNNNNNNNNNNNNNNNNNNNNNNNNNNNNNNNNNNNNNNNNNNNNNNNNNNNNNNNNNNNNNNNNNNNNNNNNNNNNNNNNNNNNNNNNNNNNNNNNNNNNNNNNNNNNNNNNNNNNNNNNNNNNNNNNNNNNNNNNNNNNNNNNNNNNNNNNNNNNNNNNNNNNNNNNNNNNNNNNNNNNNNNNNNNNNNNNNNNNNNNNNNNNNNNNNNNNNNNNNNNNNNNNNNNNNNNNNNNNNNNNNNNNNNNNNNNNNNNNNNNNNNNNNNNNNNNNNNNNNNNNNNNNNNNNNNNNNNNNNNNNNNNNNNNNNNNNNNNNNNNNNNNNNNNNNNNNNNNNNNNNNNNNNNNNNNNNNNNNNNNNNNNNNNNNNNNNNNNNNNNNNNNNNNNNNNNNNNNNNNNNNNNNNNNNNNNNNNNNNNNNNNNNNNNNNNNNNNNNNNNNNNNNNNNNNNNNNNNNNNNNNNNNNNNNNNNNNNNNNNNNNNNNNNNNNNNNNNNNNNNNNNNNNNNNNNNNNNNNNNNNNNNNNNNNNNNNNNNNNNNNNNNNNNNNNNNNNNNNNNNNNNNNNNNNNNNNNNNNNNNNNNNNNNNNNNNNNNNNNNNNNNNNNNNNNNNNNNNNNNNNNNNNNNNNNNNNNNNNNNNNNNNNNNNNNNNNNNNNNNNNNNNNNNNNNNNNNNNNNNNNNNNNNNNNNNNNNNNNNNNNNNNNNNNNNNNNNNNNNNNNNNNNNNNNNNNNNNNNNNNNNNNNNNNNNNNNNNNNNNNNNNNNNNNNNNNNNNNNNNNNNNNNNNNNNNNNNNNNNNNNNNNNNNNNNNNNNNNNNNNNNNNNNNNNNNNNNNNNNNNNNNNNNNNNNNNNNNNNNNNNNNNNNNNNNNNNNNNNNNNNNNNNNNNNNNNNNNNNNNNNNNNNNNNNNNNNNNNNNNNNNNNNNNNNNNNNNNNNNNNNNNNNNNNNNNNNNNNNNNNNNNNNNNNNNNNNNNNNNNNNNNNNNNNNNNNNNNNNNNNNNNNNNNNNNNNNNNNNNNNNNNNNNNNNNNNNNNNNNNNNNNNNNNNNNNNNNNNNNNNNNNNNNNNNNNNNNNNNNNNNNNNNNNNNNNNNNNNNNNNNNNNNNNNNNNNNNNNNNNNNNNNNNNNNNNNNNNNNNNNNNNNNNNNNNNNNNNNNNNNNNNNNNNNNNNNNNNNNNNNNNNNNNNNNNNNNNNNNNNNNNNNNNNNNNNNNNNNNNNNNNNNNNNNNNNNNNNNNNNNNNNNNNNNNNNNNNNNNNNNNNNNNNNNNNNNNNNNNNNNNNNNNNNNNNNNNNNNNNNNNNNNNNNNNNNNNNNNNNNNNNNNNNNNNNNNNNNNNNNNNNNNNNNNNNNNNNNNNNNNNNNNNNNNNNNNNNNNNNNNNNNNNNNNNNNNNNNNNNNNNNNNNNNNNNNNNNNNNNNNNNNNNNNNNNNNNNNNNNNNNNNNNNNNNNNNNNNNNNNNNNNNNNNNNNNNNNNNNNNNNNNNNNNNNNNNNNNNNNNNNNNNNNNNNNNNNNNNNNNNNNNNNNNNNNNNNNNNNNNNNNNNNNNNNNNNNNNNNNNNNNNNNNNNNNNNNNNNNNNNNNNNNNNNNNNNNNNNNNNNNNNNNNNNNNNNNNNNNNNNNNNNNNNNNNNNNNNNNNNNNNNNNNNNNNNNNNNNNNNNNNNNNNNNNNNNNNNNNNNNNNNNNNNNNNNNNNNNNNNNNNNNNNNNNNNNNNNNNNNNNNNNNNNNNNNNNNNNNNNNNNNNNNNNNNNNNNNNNNNNNNNNNNNNNNNNNNNNNNNNNNNNNNNNNNNNNNNNNNNNNNNNNNNNNNNNNNNNNNNNNNNNNNNNNNNNNNNNNNNNNNNNNNNNNNNNNNNNNNNNNNNNNNNNNNNNNNNNNNNNNNNNNNNNNNNNNNNNNNNNNNNNNNNNNNNNNNNNNNNNNNNNNNNNNNNNNNNNNNNNNNNNNNNNNNNNNNNNNNNNNNNNNNNNNNNNNNNNNNNNNNNNNNNNNNNNNNNNNNNNNNNNNNNNNNNNNNNNNNNNNNNNNNNNNNNNNNNNNNNNNNNNNNNNNNNNNNNNNNNNNNNNNNNNNNNNNNNNNNNNNNNNNNNNNNNNNNNNNNGGGGGAGAGAGGGAGGAGTGCTATCCTACCTTAGCTCGCTGACTTTGAATAGCTAATTGTCAATAGCCAACTGTCAACAATTAACCATCAACAATCAACAAATCAATGAGTAAGTTGGGGTTAGATCATCATCCATCGATTTTAGTGATTGAGCCAGATGAAATGTTAGCTCAACAAATTAGCCTGGATTTAGAAGAAGCGGGTTATTATCCGATTGTGGCTAGTAATCGAACAGTTGGTTTACATCAGGCTACGGAATTACAACCCGCATTAATTGTAATTGACCGACTGTTGGCAGGAGAGTCAGGACTGTCTCTGTGTCGTCATTTAAGGGATTTGGGAAACCATACACCTTTGTTAGTATTAATGGCAAAAGATGCCATCGAAGATCGGATCGCCTGTTTGGAGTCAGGAGCCGATGACTATTGTTTAAAACCCTATCGGACGGAGACTTTTTTAGAACTGGTCAATCTGTATTTGAAGCCTGCGACTAGCAATAATGAACAATTGCGGTTTGGGGAGTTAGTCTTAGATTTAGCCACTCGTCGGGCACTTCGCAATGGTAGAACCATTGAACTGACAATGAAGGAGTATGAATTACTCAAATATTTAATGGAACATCCTCGCGAAGTTTTAACCCGTGAACAAATTTTAGAGAATGTCTGGGGTTATGACTTTCTAGGAGAGTCCAATGTTATAGAAGTTTATATTCGTTATTTACGGCTGAAAATTGAAGACGAAGGGGAAAAACGTTTAATTCAAACAGTTCGAGGCGTTGGATATGTCCTCAGAGATGGTTGACCATTGACAGTTGACGGTTCAAAATCAGCGACCAAAGACGGTCGCACCCCCTCCCCTCTTCTCTTCTCCCCCTGT from Planktothrix tepida PCC 9214 includes the following:
- the nblR gene encoding response regulator transcription factor NblR; protein product: MSKLGLDHHPSILVIEPDEMLAQQISLDLEEAGYYPIVASNRTVGLHQATELQPALIVIDRLLAGESGLSLCRHLRDLGNHTPLLVLMAKDAIEDRIACLESGADDYCLKPYRTETFLELVNLYLKPATSNNEQLRFGELVLDLATRRALRNGRTIELTMKEYELLKYLMEHPREVLTREQILENVWGYDFLGESNVIEVYIRYLRLKIEDEGEKRLIQTVRGVGYVLRDG